From the genome of Eublepharis macularius isolate TG4126 chromosome 4, MPM_Emac_v1.0, whole genome shotgun sequence:
TCTGTCTGAAGTTTTCCCCAACATACTCACTTATTCAGGCCTCTCGCCACAGCTTCCTCTTTCCAAACTTCATACAAAGACTGATTTTATTAcacgtgtgtgtgcgtgcgctccCACGCAGGTGCGACTGGGTTACTGGCCAGGAACTCCTGATAAGCATTCTTGCGTCAAAATGGCACACAGGTCTGGAAGGCTCCCGAAGACCGTCTGGGCGACTACCCGTCCCAAGGCAAGAAGCGCCAACATTAAAACACGCTAAACCACTCCCCTTTACAGATGAAGCCACACCATGCGGATGATAATACGGTTTATTCTTCCTCATGAAAACCTGGTTGGAGCGACTATTTTGCACATCATACAGGGGAGTTccagctctgctcacgacctgagttcgatcccggcagaagctgggttcaggtagcaggctccaggttgactcagccttccaaccttCCAAGGTCggtcaaatgagtacccagtttcctgggggtaaagtgtagatgactggggaaggcaatggcaaaccacttgccAAGAAAACGCGCGCAATgggaggcagcccccccccccgttgaacTCCCTTCTAAGCAGCACTTTCCACATAGCCGAGGAAAACTCTCTGCGGCTCAGGGGCAGGCCTTGCGCATCTGTCACACCGCTGGTTTCGCCCTGCGCAGGCTGGGCGCCCCTACTCACCTCCGGCTCGCCCTGCCCACCATTCCATGCATGGCAGGGAAAAGGGGCAGTGGCGCCCGGTGATCTGGCCTGGGTAGCCCCTCCGGGACCCGCCATTttgccagggctggatctacggttgccagcacccagggcaaccatagttaGGCTCTAGTTAggcacccgcgctgccttttgcctttccccaggacaaggggtggccggcttgcccgtgcgccccttgtcctggggaaaggcgaacggggcgggcagcctcccagccacccgcgctgccttttgcctttccccaggacaaggggtggccggcttgcccgtgcgccccttgtcctggggaaaggcgaacggggcgggtggcctcccagcctcccacgctaccttttgcctttccccaggacaaggggtggccggcttgcccgtgcgccccttgtcctggggaaaggcgaacggggcgggtggcctcccagcctcccacgctaccttttgcctttccccaggacaaggggtggccggcttgcccgtgcgccccttgtcctggggaaaggcgaacggggcgggcggcctcccagccacccgcgctgccttttgcctttccccaggacaaggggtggctggcttgcccgtgcaccccttgtcctggggaaaggtgaacagggcgggcggcctcccagccacccgtgctgccttttgcctttccccaggacaaggggtggccggcttgcccatgcgccccttgtcctgggggaaGGCGAACGgggcgggcagcctcccagccacccacgctgccttttgcctttccccaggacaaggggcggccccTCGTCGTAGATCTAGCCCTGCACTTTGCCAGCGGCCTCCTTAGAACAGGCCTCGAGACGCTGGCCAGGCAATTAAACCGGGATTCCACCCTATTATGACGTCAACGGTGCTGTAGCCCCGCCCGCGCGCTATAAAAGCAGCCCGCGTACCGCAGTCGGCTCGGCAGTTCGGCGGACAGTTCCATGGTGCTGAAAGCAAGTCCGGGGCTGCGGGGCGGCGCATCTGTTGGGAACTTCGCCTCAGCCATGGCTGCAGGGCTCCGGTGCAGCCTCTTGTTGGCTTCTTTTGTCTTCTTGCGGGGATGCGCCCAGAATTTCGGGCAAACACGGTTTATCTGCACGTCGGTGCCGGTGGATATGGACATGTgcacgtcttctgtgcagaccgGCAGCGCGGAGGATCTGAAGACCACGGTGCTACAACTCCGGGAAACGGTGCTTCAGCAAAAGGAGACCATCCTGAACCAAAAGGAGACCATTAGGGAACTGACCACCAAGCTGGGCAGGTGCGAGAGCCAGAGCTTGCTGGAGACAGTCCCCGGTGAATCCAAAACCAGTGGGGGCTCCAACCGGAAGCAGACTGGTTCTTCCAAAAACACCATGGGAGATCTCTCCCGGACTCCAGCTGCAGAGACCTTGAGCCAACTTGGGCAAACTTTGCAGTCCCTTAAAACAAGGCTAGAAACATTGGAGGTACAACTTTCTCCTTTCTCTTATTCCTCAGAGTTAGATATGCCAGGCTAGCTTCCAGGTGGCCCAGCACCTGCAGTCCTCGGTGTTGCTCTAATGCTCCTTTTCTTGTTTCCTTTGCACCTTTCCCAAAAAGTATCCTCAGTAAAATTTCAAGTTCTCTTCCTCCACCCGTTGTCTTTTAATGGCAGAGGGGGTGCTTTCATTTAATGAAGTAATTGTTCCTTAGCTTGATAAGCTCTAAATGAGTTTAGCCCACAGGGTAACGGGCATCAGAACTAGTCTCTGTTAAATAATGCTGCCGTGTTAATTTGGTTTGCAACAATCCACTTATTGTCTttgcttctcccccttccctctcaccCCACACAGCAATTCAGTAGGATGAATTCTTCAAGCCAGACCAATTCCTTGAAGGATATACTCCAAAGTAACATTGATGACTTAGAGAAGCAAGTGCTGTCCCGAATTAACAGCCTGGAGGAAGGAAAGTACAACCCTAAGAATGAGACCGAAGAAAGAGGGAAAATAGAAAGCACTTTAACGTCCCTTCACCAAAGGATCAGTGACCTAGAGAAAGGTAAAGGCATAGAGGGAAATTGTCAGCATTTATTCCGAATAATGCCACATTTGGAGGGCAGCCAGAGCTAAACCGATCTGCTatgtcctccccccaccatggTACACAGCAGTGCCCCCCCTTCTGTTATCTAAAGAGATGAAGAATTAATTCAGCTATAAGCAAATTCAACTCTATTCCTCTCTGGAACCCGTGGATAGAAGAGAGAATGTGTGGATGGGTGTTTGTGTGTAGTGAGGAAAAGCAAGAAATGACAAGTATGTCATTGTTCCAAAATATTTGGCACATTTGAAATAAACCATTCACTAAAGGAGGAAAAAATATCTTGTACCTATCATGCCCTAAATAGGGAAAGTGCACGTTCATTCGTCTGTATCTCAGAGCTTTGGCATCTACCCTCTAAGTGACCTAGGACAAACTATAgcgttttcctcttttctctaaGCAATCTGTGTATCTTTAACTTCAGCAAGATAGGACATTTTGCCCATTTGAACTCCTCTGTTCCCTTCCTTGGGATTGATGAGAGCTCATTAGCTCTTTTTAGCTttacagtaaaaataaaaaagccggggggggggggaaggagagagaaagaccCTGTTCCCGAAGTGCTATACATGTGACCAGGATTAGAGCGCAGAAATGTACTGGAGGGATTTAAACAGTGCCATCTTACGGCTTGTTATATAATGAAAGGGAGGAGAGAGTATGAAACCAATTTCATGGTTTGGGTTGGTCCAGGCTGCTAGTCATGGTGTTGAAAAAGGAACAGAGACATTCCTATACACCTTACTAATTCTTTCTCCAAATAATTGCCCCTAATAGAACCACCTTGTCTTATTATTCTCTCGAGACATCAAGCAAACATCCTCTCTATCTTCCCCTAGGTCAGAAAGACAACAGGCCGACAGACAAGTTTCAGCTGACGTTTCCCCTGAGAACCAACTACATGTATGCCAAGGTGAAGAAAAGCCTGCCAGAGATGTATGCCTTCACGATTTGCATGTGGATTAAATCAAATGCCTCCCCAGGTGTAGGTACACCTTTCTCTTATGCGGTACCCGGACAAGCCAATGAGTTGGTGCTTATTGAGTGGGGCAACAATCCCATGGAGATCCTGATCAATGACAAGGTacgtgacagagagagagatcaacATCAAATGGATAGTTAAGCAATAAACATTCTGTATCCTCTTTCCAAACATGAGATGAGAGCAATCTGGTGATTGTCCTGGTTGATACGGCAATGAACAAAATATTAGAAAACATGACTTTGCTTTTAAAATGATAACTTCAGGTAAAAGAAGTGAATTAAAGCTTTCAAGGTTTCAATGCCTTTCCTTTTAACAAACAtgcaagtgtttttttaaaaaaatctatttagaGAGACTTATTTGTGGCACACGGTACGGGGAAGTAGTTAGAGATTTGAGAAGCCCTGGTTCTCCTCTTCCCTCTACAATATTTACAGGTTTATATTCACCATACAGTAACTATAAATATATATTCTTGTGGTCCAAATCAGGGGAAAATCCATTATTTGGAGGTCATTTTTCTAGGTATCTTCAGAAAAATGCAGGCCCCCAACCTACACAATATCTACGCCACATTTTCACAAATGTGGGCATTCAAATTTACACACCAAGCCAAACAGATCAAAATATATAACAACAGAAGCTATAAATCTCCTCAAAGCCTTCACAAGAATGTATAAAATAAATGACACCAGATTTTATGAAGCCGACAAATGTATTCTAGGTTTTCCACAATATTATCTGATGGAGTTAGGCAACTTGAACCTATGAAGGCAAAAGTACCATTGTCATTAACATTACTTAGAAAGCAATCCTAGGCACGTCAATTCAGAAGCAAGACCAATTTTATTCAGTGGatcttactcctaggaaagggtTCTTAAGATTGTTGCCGGCACATAGATTCCAAATATTTGTAGCAAAAGAGACCAGAGGGCTCTACGACTTGTGTGCAGATTGGGTGTTTGGGATCTATGATTAGGGAAGAGAACAGACACGTCAGGAGGACTAGCAACCTGTACTCCCTTTGTCTGATGTAGGGTTTGCGTGCCTGCTGtaattctcttcttctccattcaGGTAGCAAAGCTCCCATTTATCATTAACGATGGGAAATGGCACCACATCTGCATCACATGGACAACCCGGGATGGTGTCTGGGAGGCGTATCAGGATGGTGCACTGCAAGGCAACGGGGAAAACCTGGCTCCTTATCACCCCATCAAACCTCAAGGGGTCCTTGTCCTGGGACAGGAACAGGTAAAGTAGCACCGTGACAGCAGAAGATGAAAGAGAACGGGGTTTGTTTGTGACTGTATAAGATTTGTAGTAATTAATTATAGAAGAAGAGAATAGGAAGGGCCTAACTGTAAAAAAAACCGCACAGCTTCCTCtctgatgtttgtttgtttgtttgtttgtttgtttgtttgtttgtttgtttgtttgtttcaaatttctattccaccctccttgCGAGTGGGCTcggggtggataacaacatattaaaatacaattaaaaattcatctacattaaaacattaaaacaacagtgtattaatacacatttaaaacaggatggtggacagccttcacagggaaggtatatatatgtgtgtgtgtgtgcatacgtaTATGTATACGTATATGTAtacgtatatgtatatgtatatatgtacagAAATCAGGATAATTCAAAGCAATACATGCCCAGCAGACCTGGGTTTTCCCTACTTTTGCAAACACAACTCCAGTTCTAGATGCCTTCTGCGCTTACTAGAAACCAGAGAGTTTGGCTGTTTGGATTCTCCACCATCTCAGCCATTCTTCTAGTCTTTTTTTGTGCAGAGATTTCCTGTGCTGTGAATAGGGTATGGCGAAACCAACCTGTCATTTTCGTACAAGATATTTCTGGTATAAGGCTTCTGATGGGGATGATGGAGACTCTAGAACTTtgtgaatttggggagggggcggtTTCTGGGAGTAAATCTCCTACCGAACAGTTCCTCCATAGGCTGCAGTGCAGATTGCCTCCAAATACAATGAGTGGCAAAATCTGTGGCATCTTTATAagagcagaaggggagggggaggaggagaagagagagCAGATGGTATGGGGAGAAGGACTTTAAAATGAGTGGGAAACAAAGAGAATCAAATCTGCTCCCTTCTGTCATGTACACCTTCAAgaacaaccacacacacacacaacatgtaTGGCCTGTGCATTGTGCAAATGGTACATTTATTCCAGAGTTGGGGCCTTCCAGTTGCACTTCAGTTTCAGTTACAGTTGACTCACCTTTTTGGTGTGGGGAAACAGTACTTcccaaccacacacacaaacacactcccCAGAAAAATCTACACTTTATAGGATCTTATGTATACATAAAATAGTGGGTCAAAGCACCTCTCTTGCTCACTTAAAGCCAATCCTGGGCAGACACGACTCTTTCACATAACATGGGGCGCCGTAACTTCCTCTCTGCATTTCTAGACAAAATAGCCAGTTATTTTCCCCATTACATATAACACAACTAGCGTAGATCAATTTGCCTGCTATTTA
Proteins encoded in this window:
- the NPTX1 gene encoding neuronal pentraxin-1 encodes the protein MVLKASPGLRGGASVGNFASAMAAGLRCSLLLASFVFLRGCAQNFGQTRFICTSVPVDMDMCTSSVQTGSAEDLKTTVLQLRETVLQQKETILNQKETIRELTTKLGRCESQSLLETVPGESKTSGGSNRKQTGSSKNTMGDLSRTPAAETLSQLGQTLQSLKTRLETLEQFSRMNSSSQTNSLKDILQSNIDDLEKQVLSRINSLEEGKYNPKNETEERGKIESTLTSLHQRISDLEKGQKDNRPTDKFQLTFPLRTNYMYAKVKKSLPEMYAFTICMWIKSNASPGVGTPFSYAVPGQANELVLIEWGNNPMEILINDKVAKLPFIINDGKWHHICITWTTRDGVWEAYQDGALQGNGENLAPYHPIKPQGVLVLGQEQDTLGGGFDATQAFVGELAHFNIWDRKLTPGEIYNLATCSTKALSGSVIAWSETNIDIYGGATKWTFEACRQIN